One genomic segment of Impatiens glandulifera chromosome 6, dImpGla2.1, whole genome shotgun sequence includes these proteins:
- the LOC124942841 gene encoding DET1- and DDB1-associated protein 1-like, translating to MGSMLGDLPSYDPHNFSLLRPSDPSNPSKMTPITYHPTHDRTIPPPNQVITSEARNILLRHFYPRAEDKLRPKRAASQNLIPEHGSKHPKAMGNSDVPQF from the exons ATGGGATCCATGCTCGGCGACTTGCCGTCTTATGACCCTCACAATTTCAGCCTGCTTCGCCCGTCCGATCCTTCAAATCCTTCT AAAATGACACCCATCACCTATCATCCTACTCATGATCGAACCATTCCACCTCCTAATCAAG TCATAACTTCGGAAGCGAGGAACATACTGTTGAGGCACTTTTATCCACGTGCTGAAGATAAG TTGAGGCCGAAGAGAGCTGCATCGCAGAATTTGATACCAGAGCATGGATCCAAGCATCCAAAAGCTATGGGTAATTCAGATGTCCCGCAATTCTGA